One Candidatus Devosia phytovorans genomic window carries:
- a CDS encoding ATP F0F1 synthase subunit B (Produces ATP from ADP in the presence of a proton gradient across the membrane. Subunit B' is part of the membrane proton channel.) encodes MVTQAFAQEAAPAETPTEENLDHAVDATHGEPVEGATGHDATADTHATTEAHGGGHSDVFPPFDPATFPSQLLWLALSFAALYLLMSKLALPRVGSILADRKARIDGDIAAAEADQKKTDAAIAAYEAALAEAKAKAQGIAAETNAAIQADLTSKRKAVETDLATKVTAAEERIAATKTQAMTQVDAIAAETAQTVVTQLIGDIPTDGVKAAVAKASKE; translated from the coding sequence ATGGTAACGCAAGCCTTCGCGCAAGAAGCTGCCCCGGCGGAGACGCCGACCGAGGAAAACCTCGACCACGCTGTCGACGCTACCCATGGTGAACCCGTCGAGGGTGCCACCGGTCACGACGCGACCGCCGACACCCATGCCACCACCGAAGCCCATGGCGGCGGACATTCCGATGTCTTCCCGCCCTTCGATCCGGCGACATTTCCTTCGCAGCTGCTCTGGCTGGCGCTCAGCTTTGCGGCGCTCTACCTGCTGATGAGCAAGCTGGCCCTGCCCCGCGTCGGCTCGATCCTGGCCGACCGCAAGGCGCGCATCGATGGCGACATCGCTGCTGCCGAGGCTGACCAGAAAAAGACCGATGCTGCCATTGCCGCCTATGAGGCAGCGCTGGCTGAAGCCAAGGCCAAGGCCCAGGGCATTGCTGCCGAGACCAATGCAGCGATCCAGGCTGATCTGACCAGCAAGCGCAAGGCGGTCGAGACCGATCTTGCGACCAAGGTCACTGCAGCCGAAGAGCGCATTGCCGCGACCAAGACGCAGGCCATGACCCAGGTCGATGCCATTGCTGCCGAAACCGCGCAGACCGTCGTCACCCAGTTGATCGGTGACATTCCGACCGACGGCGTCAAGGCCGCCGTGGCCAAGGCCAGCAAGGAGTAA
- a CDS encoding F0F1 ATP synthase subunit A: MAGTDPIHQFVIQDIIPIYAGGDGAADHGMNFSFTNSSLFMVLTVAAITTFVVSASMKKSLVPSRFQLAGELLYEFVANMLRSSAGKEGMKFFPFVFSLFTFVLFANLFGMIPYFFTVTSHIIVTVALAVLVMAVVIGYGFFRHGFKFLKLFVPAGVPAYVLPIVVPIEIISFLSRPISLSVRLFGNILAGHITLKVFAGFVVSLGTLGALGWLGALLPLLMTVALTALEFLVAAVQAYVFAVLTSMYLNDAVHPSH, translated from the coding sequence TTGGCCGGTACTGACCCGATCCACCAGTTTGTCATTCAGGACATCATCCCGATCTATGCCGGTGGCGACGGCGCTGCCGATCACGGCATGAATTTCTCCTTCACCAACTCGTCGCTCTTCATGGTGCTGACGGTTGCGGCGATCACGACATTTGTCGTGTCGGCGTCGATGAAGAAGTCGCTGGTGCCATCCCGCTTCCAGCTGGCGGGTGAGCTGCTCTATGAATTCGTGGCCAACATGCTGCGCAGTTCGGCGGGCAAGGAAGGCATGAAGTTCTTCCCCTTCGTCTTCTCGCTCTTCACCTTCGTGCTGTTTGCCAACCTGTTTGGCATGATCCCCTATTTCTTCACCGTCACCAGCCACATCATCGTCACCGTGGCGCTGGCCGTGCTCGTGATGGCTGTGGTGATCGGCTATGGCTTCTTCCGCCATGGCTTCAAGTTCCTCAAACTCTTCGTTCCTGCGGGCGTCCCGGCCTATGTGCTGCCCATCGTGGTGCCGATCGAAATCATTTCGTTCCTGTCGCGCCCGATCAGCCTGTCGGTTCGTCTGTTCGGCAATATTCTTGCCGGCCACATCACTCTCAAGGTCTTCGCCGGTTTCGTGGTGAGCCTTGGTACGCTCGGTGCTCTCGGTTGGCTCGGCGCCCTGCTGCCGCTGCTGATGACCGTTGCCCTGACGGCCCTCGAATTCCTCGTCGCAGCAGTGCAGGCCTATGTGTTCGCAGTGCTGACGTCGATGTATCTCAACGACGCGGTTCACCCATCTCACTAA
- a CDS encoding F0F1 ATP synthase subunit C — translation MEAEAAKFIGAGIATLGMAGAALGVSNIFSNFLSGALRNPSAAPSQTGNLIFGMAMTEALGIFSFLVALILLFVA, via the coding sequence ATGGAAGCTGAAGCCGCAAAGTTCATCGGCGCTGGTATCGCAACTCTCGGCATGGCCGGTGCTGCTCTTGGCGTGTCCAACATCTTCTCGAACTTCCTGTCGGGCGCCCTGCGCAACCCGTCGGCTGCTCCGAGCCAGACCGGTAACCTGATTTTCGGTATGGCCATGACCGAAGCTCTGGGCATCTTCTCGTTCCTGGTTGCCCTGATCCTGCTGTTCGTCGCCTAA
- a CDS encoding ATP F0F1 synthase subunit B (Produces ATP from ADP in the presence of a proton gradient across the membrane. Subunit B is part of the membrane proton channel.): MPEFMDNSFWATVGLVLFLALVTYFGVPRVIGNMLDKRIKQISDELDAAKKLREDAAALLVEYEQKRVAAESEAESIIANAKEEAERLTAHAQASLADLVARRTKAVEDKIAQAEAQAIAEVRSRSADVAIEAARIVLTDEMSKKGGTVVDKAIADVGNRLN, encoded by the coding sequence ATGCCCGAGTTCATGGACAATAGTTTCTGGGCCACCGTCGGCCTCGTGCTCTTCCTGGCCCTCGTCACCTATTTTGGCGTGCCGCGCGTCATCGGCAACATGCTCGACAAGCGCATCAAGCAGATTTCGGACGAGCTCGACGCGGCCAAGAAGCTGCGCGAAGACGCCGCTGCCCTGCTGGTCGAATATGAGCAGAAGCGCGTTGCTGCCGAGAGCGAAGCCGAAAGCATCATCGCCAATGCCAAGGAAGAGGCCGAGCGCCTCACCGCCCACGCCCAGGCCTCTCTGGCTGACCTCGTCGCCCGCCGCACCAAGGCCGTGGAAGACAAGATCGCCCAGGCTGAAGCCCAAGCCATTGCCGAAGTGCGCTCGCGCTCGGCCGATGTCGCCATCGAGGCAGCCCGGATCGTCCTCACCGACGAAATGAGCAAGAAAGGCGGCACCGTCGTCGACAAGGCCATCGCCGACGTCGGCAACCGGCTGAACTGA